From the Lolium rigidum isolate FL_2022 chromosome 2, APGP_CSIRO_Lrig_0.1, whole genome shotgun sequence genome, one window contains:
- the LOC124692513 gene encoding DEAD-box ATP-dependent RNA helicase 8-like, with translation MDPRARYPPGTGNGRGGNPNYYARGPPLSQQNHHQQQQTPAAHQQQYVQRQPQQQHQNHHHHQQQQQHQQQQQQQQWMRRNQIAASEAGAPGTSGPKAVAPSPTAVGNDSSSQDWKAQLKLPPADTRFRTEDVTATKGNEFEDYFLKRELLMGIYEKGFEKPSPIQEESIPIALTGSDILARAKNGTGKTAAFCIPALEKIDQDKNTIQVVIVVPTRELALQTSQVCKELGKHLKIQVMVTTGGTSLRDDIVRLHQPVHLLVGTPGRILDLTKKGVCILKDCSMLVMDEADKLLSPEFQPSIEQLIRYLPASRQILMFSATFPVTVKEFKDKYLPKPYVINLMDELTLKGITQFYAFVEERQKVHCLNTLFSKLQINQSIIFCNSVNRVELLAKKITELGYSCFYIHAKMLQDHRNRVFHDFRNGACRNLVCTDLFTRGIDIQAVNVVINFDFPKSSETYLHRVGRSGRFGHLGLAVNLITYEDRFNLYRIEQELGTEIKPIPPQIDQAIYCQ, from the exons ATGGATCCGCGCGCCAGGTACCCTCCCGGAACCGGCAATGGTCGCGGCGGAAACCCTAACTACTACGCTCGCGGCCCGCCGCTCTCGCAGCAGaaccaccaccagcagcagcagacgCCGGCGGCGCACCAGCAGCAGTACGTGCAGCGCCAGCCGCAGCAGCAACACCaaaatcaccaccaccaccaacagcagcagcaacatcagcaacagcagcagcagcagcagtggaTGCGGCGAAACCAGATCGCCGCGAGCGAAGCGGGCGCGCCCGGGACCAGCGGGCCGAAGGCTGTGGCGCCATCCCCGACGGCGGTCGGCAACGATTCTAG TTCGCAAGATTGGAAGGCCCAACTGAAGCTTCCACCCGCAGATACACGATTCAGGACGGAG GATGTTACTGCCACCAAAGGAAATGAGTTCGAAGACTATTTTCTCAAGCGTGAACTCTTGATGGGAATATATGAGAAAGGATTTGAAAAACCCTCTCCTATCCAAGAAGAAAGCATTCCTATTGCATTAACTGGAAGTGATATTCTTGCTAGAGCAAAAAATGGAACTGGCAAGACTGCTGCATTCTGTATTCCTGCACTTGAAAAGATTGATCAAGACAAAAACACTATTCAAG TTGTTATAGTTGTTCCCACACGGGAATTGGCTCTACAGACATCACAAGTTTGTAAAGAGCTTGGCAAGCACCTGAAGATCCAAGTTATGGTCACCACTGGTGGAACTAGCCTGAGGGATGATATTGTTCGTCTACATCAACCTGTCCATTTACTTGTTGGAACGCCTGGGCGTATTTTGGATCTTACGAAGAAAGGTGTTTGCATTTTAAAGGACTGCTCAATGCTTGTTATGGACGAG GCCGACAAGCTTCTCTCTCCTGAATTTCAACCTTCCATAGAGCAGTTAATCCGTTACCTTCCTGCAAGTCGACAGATTTTAATGTTTTCAGCAACATTCCCTGTGACTGTCAAGGAGTTCAAGGACAAATATCTGCCTAAACCTTATGTCATTAACCTCATGGATGAACTTACACTGAAGGGAATTACACAGTTTTATGCTTTTGTAGAAGAAAGACAGAAAGTTCATTGTCTTAACACCCTATTCTCCAAG CTTCAAATAAATCAGTCAATAATATTCTGCAACTCTGTGAATCGTGTTGAGTTATTAGCCAAAAAGATAACGGAGCTTGGCTACTCCTGCTTCTACATCCATGCAAAAATGCTGCAGGACCACCGTAACAGAGTTTTCCATGACTTCCGTAATGGGGCATGCAGGAACCTTGTATGTACAG ATCTTTTCACAAGGGGGATAGATATTCAAGCTGTTAATGTTGTTATCAATTTTGATTTCCCCAAGAGCTCTGAAACATATCTCCACAGG GTCGGTAGATCTGGAAGATTTGGTCACCTTGGTTTGGCTGTGAATTTGATCACCTACGAGGACCGGTTTAACTT GTATAGGATTGAGCAGGAGCTTGGGACTGAGATAAAGCCAATTCCCCCTCAGATAGACCAGGCCATATATTGCCAATGA